CGGAAGTTGTAAAACAGAAGTAAAAGAAATTTTGAATAACACCAAAGTATTAGCATAATTATGGAACCATATAGACTTAGAATTAACGGAGGTGTTTTATCACCAGGTGAATTAAAATATATTTGCGAAGCCGCAGAAGGTTTAGGTTTAGATGCTATTTCTTTTGGATCTCGACAAGATATTATTTTTCCAGAAGAGATAGATAAAGAGAAGTTTTCGCAATTCGATAAAATTCAGTTTATACAACCTAAGCACGATGGTATAGAAAATATTGTATCATCTTATGTATCGGCCGATATTTTACCAAGTACCTCTTGGCTTACTAGCGATCGTTACTTATATATATTAGAACAATTTAAGCACGATTTAAAATTACGCATCAATATTATAGATCCTAAGCAACGTTTGGTGCCCTTGTTCACAGGTAATGTAAATTTCATCGCTTCAGAGAGTGAAGATTATTGGTATTTATACGTGCGTTTACCCGAGTGGAAAAAGACAGAAATGTATCCTGCTTTAATTTATAGTTGGGATATGGATAAGGTAGAACTTGCCATAGAGCAGGTTTTACAAGAAGAGCCAGAAACCATCGAAACGCTTTTTGATTTAGTAAACGATGCCGTAGAAACAAATAACCGTACGGTAGATAAACCTTTAGAAGTTCCTTTTTACCCATTTCCTTATTATGAAGGTATGAATCGTTTTGGCGACAAATACTGGCTTGGTTTGTATTGGAGAAACAATAGATACGATTTAACTTTTCTTAAAGACATGTGCGATTTGTGCGCAGAAAGTAAAATAGGTAAAATATGTATCACCCCATGGAAATCTTTTATAGTAAAAGGTGTGCCAATCGATTCTAAGTTAAAATGGGAAAAATTTCTTGGTAGTTACGGTATTAATGTGCGCCACTCTATGTTGGAGCTTAATTGGCATTTACCCGTAAATGATAAAGATGCGCTAAACCTAAAAAAGTATTTAGTAACAAACTTCGATCAAAACGATATAAGTACTTATGGATTAACCTTTGGTATTTCGAACTTCGAAAGTAAATCTTACCATTTCACATCGGTAGTGATAGAGAAAAACAAAAAACCAGAACTTCTGGGCGATTTTATTATCCGTGATACCTACAATTTACTCTATGCTAAAAACTTCGATCCTAATACGGGTGAGTACATTATGCATGTGCAAGATGTAGATAAGGTAGAGCTTCCGGGTTTATTAATGGAGTTAAGTAAACTCTATTTTGAGCAACTAGGTACGCAACGTGAAGAAGTAAAAGCTGTAGAAGCTAAAAAAGAAACTACCGAAGAAAACGTTTACCAATGTCAAGATTGTTTAACTGTATATAACGAAGTCTTTGGCGATATCACTCAAGATATTGATCCAAACACACGCTTTGAAGACCTTGATGAAACTTACGAATGCTCCCTTTGTGAAGCACCAAAA
The window above is part of the Algibacter sp. L3A6 genome. Proteins encoded here:
- a CDS encoding rubredoxin domain-containing protein, with amino-acid sequence MEPYRLRINGGVLSPGELKYICEAAEGLGLDAISFGSRQDIIFPEEIDKEKFSQFDKIQFIQPKHDGIENIVSSYVSADILPSTSWLTSDRYLYILEQFKHDLKLRINIIDPKQRLVPLFTGNVNFIASESEDYWYLYVRLPEWKKTEMYPALIYSWDMDKVELAIEQVLQEEPETIETLFDLVNDAVETNNRTVDKPLEVPFYPFPYYEGMNRFGDKYWLGLYWRNNRYDLTFLKDMCDLCAESKIGKICITPWKSFIVKGVPIDSKLKWEKFLGSYGINVRHSMLELNWHLPVNDKDALNLKKYLVTNFDQNDISTYGLTFGISNFESKSYHFTSVVIEKNKKPELLGDFIIRDTYNLLYAKNFDPNTGEYIMHVQDVDKVELPGLLMELSKLYFEQLGTQREEVKAVEAKKETTEENVYQCQDCLTVYNEVFGDITQDIDPNTRFEDLDETYECSLCEAPKSNFQKKLLVK